The following proteins are encoded in a genomic region of Liolophura sinensis isolate JHLJ2023 chromosome 7, CUHK_Ljap_v2, whole genome shotgun sequence:
- the LOC135471089 gene encoding kynurenine/alpha-aminoadipate aminotransferase, mitochondrial-like isoform X2: protein MNYDRFFSDLGRSRQPSFLRQLYEDGTAAQKEPMDHLISLSGGIPSADTFPVKTISFELSDGKTVTLDEKTTAKCLQYGKSTGIEDLLGWLERILVKFHNPKLLHPQTTPSNGSRTKIVMTNGCQDAISKLFGALCSKGDTVLIEESVYAGCLAALRPHGVRMQTVKSTQGGIDVEDLERVLSKWSPKDVQNETSDSPKLMYVVPTGSNPTGQNLSLESKRKIYSLAQKYDFLIMEDDPYYFHNFEETAPPSFLSLDTDGRVIRLDSFSKIISPGMRLGFVSGPEAILNVLLYDIQSSGVHGNHLSQMMVLGLMENWGMEGFQKHVEKLCKTYKNRRDMCVRAAETHLKGFIPSCRGYSRRTRY from the exons ATGAACTACGATCGGTTTTTCAGCGATCTCGGTCGATCTCGCCAGCCCTCGTTTCTACGACAGCTCTATGAAG ATGGTACGGCTGCTCAGAAGGAGCCTATGGATCATCTGATATCTCTGTCTGGGGGAATCCCCTCAGCCGATACCTTTCCTGTCAAAACCATCTCGTTTGAACTCAG TGACGGAAAGACGGTGACCCTGGATGAGAAGACAACCGCCAAGTGCCTACAGTATGGGAAATCCACCGG GATAGAAGATTTACTGGGATGGCTGGAAAGGATACTAGTGAAGTTTCACAACCCCAAACTTCTGCACCCGCAGACAACGCCCTCTAACGGCAGCCGGACGAAAATTGTGATGACCAATGGATGTCAGGACGCCATATCAAAG TTGTTTGGGGCTCTCTGCTCTAAAGGAGATACAGTGTTGATAGAGGAGAGTGTATACGCAGGCTGCCTAGCTGCT CTTAGGCCACACGGCGTCAGAATGCAAACGGTCAAATCTACTCAGGGAGGTATAGACGTAGAAGATCTGGAGAGAGTCTTGAGCAAATGGTCTCCCAAAGACGTCCAGAATGAGACGAGCGACAGTCCTAAGTTGATGTACGTCGTCCCCACGGGCAGTAACCCCACTGGCCAGAATCTATCCCTGGAGAGTAAGCGGAAAATATACAGTCTGGCCCAGAAGTACGACTTTCTAATCATGGAAGACGACCCCTACTACTTTCATAATTTTGAGGAG ACGGCCCCGCCGAGTTTCCTCTCCTTGGACACAGATGGCAGGGTAATACGACTGGATTCATTCTCCAAGATTATCTCCCCTGG GATGAGACTTGGTTTTGTCAGCGGACCGGAAGCCATTCTGAACGTTCTGCTTTATGACATACAGTCCTCAGGTGTCCATGGTAACCATCTGTCTCAG ATGATGGTACTCGGGCTCATGGAGAACTGGGGAATGGAAGGTTTTCAAAAGCACGTGGAAAAGCTCTGTAAAACCTACAAGAATAGGAGAGATATGTGTGTCCGAGCAGCTGAAACTCATCTTAAGG gctTTATACCGTCTTGCCGAGGCTATTCGAGAAGAACTAGATACTAA
- the LOC135471089 gene encoding kynurenine/alpha-aminoadipate aminotransferase, mitochondrial-like isoform X1 has translation MNYDRFFSDLGRSRQPSFLRQLYEDGTAAQKEPMDHLISLSGGIPSADTFPVKTISFELSDGKTVTLDEKTTAKCLQYGKSTGIEDLLGWLERILVKFHNPKLLHPQTTPSNGSRTKIVMTNGCQDAISKLFGALCSKGDTVLIEESVYAGCLAALRPHGVRMQTVKSTQGGIDVEDLERVLSKWSPKDVQNETSDSPKLMYVVPTGSNPTGQNLSLESKRKIYSLAQKYDFLIMEDDPYYFHNFEETAPPSFLSLDTDGRVIRLDSFSKIISPGMRLGFVSGPEAILNVLLYDIQSSGVHGNHLSQMMVLGLMENWGMEGFQKHVEKLCKTYKNRRDMCVRAAETHLKDLAEWSVPSGGFFLWLKLKGIKDSNSFIRGKVIPKGVICAPGCGFHAENDPVSSYVRISYSSVTEKEMNTALYRLAEAIREELDTNKEG, from the exons ATGAACTACGATCGGTTTTTCAGCGATCTCGGTCGATCTCGCCAGCCCTCGTTTCTACGACAGCTCTATGAAG ATGGTACGGCTGCTCAGAAGGAGCCTATGGATCATCTGATATCTCTGTCTGGGGGAATCCCCTCAGCCGATACCTTTCCTGTCAAAACCATCTCGTTTGAACTCAG TGACGGAAAGACGGTGACCCTGGATGAGAAGACAACCGCCAAGTGCCTACAGTATGGGAAATCCACCGG GATAGAAGATTTACTGGGATGGCTGGAAAGGATACTAGTGAAGTTTCACAACCCCAAACTTCTGCACCCGCAGACAACGCCCTCTAACGGCAGCCGGACGAAAATTGTGATGACCAATGGATGTCAGGACGCCATATCAAAG TTGTTTGGGGCTCTCTGCTCTAAAGGAGATACAGTGTTGATAGAGGAGAGTGTATACGCAGGCTGCCTAGCTGCT CTTAGGCCACACGGCGTCAGAATGCAAACGGTCAAATCTACTCAGGGAGGTATAGACGTAGAAGATCTGGAGAGAGTCTTGAGCAAATGGTCTCCCAAAGACGTCCAGAATGAGACGAGCGACAGTCCTAAGTTGATGTACGTCGTCCCCACGGGCAGTAACCCCACTGGCCAGAATCTATCCCTGGAGAGTAAGCGGAAAATATACAGTCTGGCCCAGAAGTACGACTTTCTAATCATGGAAGACGACCCCTACTACTTTCATAATTTTGAGGAG ACGGCCCCGCCGAGTTTCCTCTCCTTGGACACAGATGGCAGGGTAATACGACTGGATTCATTCTCCAAGATTATCTCCCCTGG GATGAGACTTGGTTTTGTCAGCGGACCGGAAGCCATTCTGAACGTTCTGCTTTATGACATACAGTCCTCAGGTGTCCATGGTAACCATCTGTCTCAG ATGATGGTACTCGGGCTCATGGAGAACTGGGGAATGGAAGGTTTTCAAAAGCACGTGGAAAAGCTCTGTAAAACCTACAAGAATAGGAGAGATATGTGTGTCCGAGCAGCTGAAACTCATCTTAAGG ATCTCGCAGAGTGGAGTGTTCCATCCGGCGGATTCTTCCTTTGGTTGAAACTGAAGGGTATTAAGGACAGCAACAGTTTTATCCGGGGTAAAGTAATCCCCAAGGGCGTGATCTGTGCTCCAGGCTGTGGATTCCACGCGGAAAATGACCCTGTGTCTTCTTACGTCCGGATATCATACTCCAGTGTTACGGAGAAGGAAATGAATACG gctTTATACCGTCTTGCCGAGGCTATTCGAGAAGAACTAGATACTAACAAAGAGGGCTGA